The Microlunatus soli genome contains the following window.
AGTTCGTCGACGAATCGGCGAGCCTGCTCGTCGGTGGACTCGCAGACGAACTCGTGGCTGATGAAGGTCCGGCCGTCCCGCCAGGACGCTTTCGAGACGGCCTCGCGCATCAACGCGTCCCAGACCGGTCGGGCGTGCAGCTTGGCGCCCCGTCCCCGCCAGCCCAATGGCCGCTGCATCAGCGCGGCGGTCTGGTCGCGGTGGTTGAAGCCGCTGCCCGGGTAGCAGACCCCGTGGGCAGCCAGCGTGTCGCGATTCAGCGCGGCACCGCGCTGGACGACGGTGGTGCCGGTCTTCGGCAACCCGATGTGCAGCAACCGCGAACCGGGCGGCAACGCACCGACCAGCGGCGCCCCATTCCTGCCGGTGCCAGGCCCCAGTCCTTCGACAAGCTCAGGATCCGACCCGGTCACGTCGTGTCCTATCGCGTCGGCGCCGGTCACTTGAATGCTTTGCCGACCCGACGGCGCGCCTTGTTCACCAGCTTCCGAGCCCGGTTCCGGTAGGGCTTGGACCGGTCGTCGGCGCTCATCAGCCCGCGGTAGGCGGCGACCGCGGCCATCGTCCTGTCATCCAGATGCCGGGTGGCGCGGATCGCGTTGGCGACGTCGCGGCCGCTCTCGGAGTCATACAGCCGCTGCATGTAGGGCTTCTTGAAGTTCACCGATCCCTGGACACCTTCCGGTGGCTCGTCGAAGAATCCACCCCGGCCGTCGGCGGCCGACAGCAGACCCGAGATCGCTTCGAAGGCGGCGTCGATCGGGACCTGGGTCGGCCGCTCGACCCGCGGCACCGTGCGCACCGGCGCGGTCAGCGCGGACAGGTCGCCGATCACCCGGCAACCGGTTGCGTCGATCGCGTCGGCGTAGCGACGGGCCTGCGCCAGTGCCTTCTTCGCCGCCCAGGCCGGCAGCGCCAGCGACGGCTCGTCGGGGCCGGGCCGCCGATTCTCCTGCATCCTGGCGATGAAACCGTGCCGCATCAGACTGGAGTACCGGTCCCAGGTCATGCCCTGTTCGCGGAACACCTTGTTCACCCGGAGCACCAACTCGGCCTCAGCCGCGGACAGCCCACGGTTGCCGCCATAGCCGCCGATCGGCAATGCGGTCAGCATCCCGCGCGGCAGGTCGAGCAGGTCCTCGAAGGCGTTCATCAGCTGATCGGGCTTGGTCTTGTCGGCGATCACCACGGTCACCCGGTCGACGCCGGCGACCCGGACCCAGCGTTCGACGATCGCGGCCTGATCATTGCGCAGGTAGAAGGTCGGTGTGGTCCTCAGCTTGGACCGCGGCCCGAGGATCTGCTTCAGCCAGACGCCGTACGGCTTCTGGAAACCGGCCTTCACATACTGCTGCCAGCTCGAACCGAGCAGGTCGGCGAAGCCGCGCAGGGTGATCACCACGTGGGTCTTCGGACCGAGGGCCCGGATGAACCGGCGAGCCTGCTCATCGGTGGATTCGCAGGCGAACTCGTGGCTGATCAGCGAACGTTCGGCGGGAGTCTGCTTGACCTCCCGCTCGATCCGCTTCCAAATCGCCTTGGCCGGGGTGGATTCACTGTTCTTCCAACCCAGCGACCGGCTCATCAACGCCGACACCGCCTCGCGGTGGTTCAGAGTGCTGCCGGGGTAGCAGACGCCGTTCTCCAGCAGCTTCTCCCGGTGATAGGCCGCGGTCCGTTGCAGTGTCGTGGTCCCGGTCTTCGGAATGCCGATATGCAACAGCGGGGTGCCCACCGGCAACGCCGGTACTGGTCGGTCTTCCGGTGCCGTCACGTGCTGCTGACTCCTTGCCGCTCATTCTTACAGGGCCACTCATTCTTACGGGGCCACTCACTCTTACGGGCCGCCACCTGATCGATCCGGGGCGATTGCCGGCTCATTCTACTTGGACCGACAGTTCCAGCCACTTCTCCTCCAACTCGGCCTGCTCACCGCGCACCTGCTCCAAGCGGGCGTTGTGTTCGCCGAGTTTGGTGTAGTCGGTGCTGTCGGCCAGCATCGCCGCCTCGATCGTCGCGACCTGGGTCTGCAGCCGGTCCAGCCGGCGTTCGATGGCCGACAGCTCCTTGTTGATCAGCCGCGCCTGCGCCGCGGAGATCTTCGGCTCGGGCCGGGACGCGCCGGCAGCACGGCGCCCGTCCTCCGCTGCCCCTTTCTCGCCCCCGGTCACCGGCCCGTCCCCGCCACCAGCTCGGGAATCGGACTCGGCGGACAGCTGAAGGTATTGATCGACACCGCCGGGCAGATGCCGCAGCCGATGGTCGAAGATTGCGTACTGCTGATCGGTGACCCGCTCCAGCAGGTACCGGTCATGGGTGGCCACCAGCAGCGTGCCCGGCCAGCTGTCCAGCAGATCCTCCATCGCGGCCAGCATGTCGGTGTCCATGTCGTTGGTCGGCTCGTCCAGCACCAGCACGTTGGGCTCGTCGAGCAAGATCATCAACAGCTGCAGCCGTCGTCGCTGCCCACCGGACAGATCCTTGATCGGCGTGGACAACAGGGCAGCGCCGAAGCCGAGCTGCTCCAGCAGCTGCGCCGGAGTCTGTTCCTTGCCGCCGGCAACGTACTCGGTCCGTTTGGTCTGCAACAGTTCACGGACCCGGAGATGATCAACGGCCGCGAGTTCGTCGAGCTGCTGACTCAGCGTGGTGATCTTGACCGTCTTGCCGGTCTTGACCCGACCACTGTCGGGCTGCACTGCACCGGTGATCAACTTCAGCAGCGTGGTCTTGCCGGCACCGTTGGCCCCGAGGATCCCGGTCCGCTCCCCCGGCGCGATCCGCCATTCGACGTGTTCCAGCACCGGTTCTCCGCTGTCACCGGAGTAGCCGACCGAGACGTCCAGCAGATCGACGACGTCCTTGCCGAGTCGGGCCGTGGCCAGCTGTTGCAGCTGCACCGTGTCGCGGATCGGCGGTACGTCCTCGATCAACGCGTTGGCGGCCTCGATCCGGAACCGGGGCTTGGCCGTCCGGGCCGGTGCTCCGCGGCGCAGCCAGGCCAACTCCTTGCGCATCAGGTTCTGCCGTTTGGCCTCGGTCGCCGCAGCCATCCGGTCGCGTTCGACGCGTTGCAACACGTAGGCCGCATACCCGCCCTCGAAGACGTCGACGACCGCGTCGTGCACCTCCCAGGTCAGGGTGCAGACCGCGTCCAGGAACCAGCGGTCGTGGGTGACGACCACCAACGCACCGTCCCCGGGACGCCAGCGGCGGTTGAGATGATCGGCCAGCCAGGACACCCCTTCGATGTCGAGGTGGTTGGTCGGTTCGTCCAGGATCACGATGTCGAAGTCGCCGGCCAGCAACGCCGCCAGCGCGACCCGTCGGCGTTGCCCACCGCTGAGTTCGCCGACCGGGGACCGTCGGTCGAGGTCGCCGAGCAACCCGTCCAGCACGTCCCGGATCCGCGGGTCACCGGCCCACTCGTGCTCCGGCCGGTCGCCGACCACGACTGCCGCGACCGACTGTTCCGGGTCCAGGGTGTCGGCCTGGTCCAGCATTCCGACCGTGACGTCGCGCCGCCGCACGACCGAGCCGGTGTCGGGCTGCAAACGGCCGGCCAGGATCCGCAGCAGGGTGGATTTGCCGTCGCCGTTGCGACCGACGACCCCGATCCGGTCACCGCTGTTGATCCCGATGGTCAGGTCGGTGAACAGGTGACGGGTCGGGAACTCGAGACCGATGTCCTGGGCGCCCAGCAGATGTACCACTCCGACAGGGTACGGGGCCCGACCGCGTACGGGTGCCGACGGCATAGGGTTGAACACCATGAGCCAACCGCCGCTGTCCGCGCTCATCGCCGAACTCGGATCCGACATCGTCACCAGCGATCCCGCCGTGATGGACCGCTATCGCTTCGACTGGGCACGCGACGATCGAGCCGGAATGCCGCTCGCGGTCGTCCGGGCCGAGACCGCCGAACACGTCCAGGCGGCTGTGCGCTGGGCGGACCGCTCTGCGGTGCCGGTGGTGCCCCGCGGCGCCGGCAGCGGACTGTCCGGCGGCTCGACCGCCGTCGAGCAGTGCCTGATGATCAGCACCGAGCGGATGCGTGCGATCACCATCGACCCCGGTGCACGGGTGGCGATCGTCGAGCCCGGGGCGCTGAACGCCGAGGTCAAGGCGGCCGCCGCCGAACACGGGCTCTGGTATCCGCCGGACCCGTCGTCGTTCGAGATGTGCTCGATCGGCGGCAACCTCGCCACCAATGCCGGTGGGCTGTGCTGCGTCAAGTACGGCGTG
Protein-coding sequences here:
- a CDS encoding ABC-F family ATP-binding cassette domain-containing protein; amino-acid sequence: MVHLLGAQDIGLEFPTRHLFTDLTIGINSGDRIGVVGRNGDGKSTLLRILAGRLQPDTGSVVRRRDVTVGMLDQADTLDPEQSVAAVVVGDRPEHEWAGDPRIRDVLDGLLGDLDRRSPVGELSGGQRRRVALAALLAGDFDIVILDEPTNHLDIEGVSWLADHLNRRWRPGDGALVVVTHDRWFLDAVCTLTWEVHDAVVDVFEGGYAAYVLQRVERDRMAAATEAKRQNLMRKELAWLRRGAPARTAKPRFRIEAANALIEDVPPIRDTVQLQQLATARLGKDVVDLLDVSVGYSGDSGEPVLEHVEWRIAPGERTGILGANGAGKTTLLKLITGAVQPDSGRVKTGKTVKITTLSQQLDELAAVDHLRVRELLQTKRTEYVAGGKEQTPAQLLEQLGFGAALLSTPIKDLSGGQRRRLQLLMILLDEPNVLVLDEPTNDMDTDMLAAMEDLLDSWPGTLLVATHDRYLLERVTDQQYAIFDHRLRHLPGGVDQYLQLSAESDSRAGGGDGPVTGGEKGAAEDGRRAAGASRPEPKISAAQARLINKELSAIERRLDRLQTQVATIEAAMLADSTDYTKLGEHNARLEQVRGEQAELEEKWLELSVQVE